In the Haliaeetus albicilla chromosome 7, bHalAlb1.1, whole genome shotgun sequence genome, one interval contains:
- the PSME3 gene encoding proteasome activator complex subunit 3: MASLLKVDPEVKLKVDSFRERITSEAEDLVANFFPKKLLELDGFLKEPILNIHDLTQIHSDMNLPVPDPILLTNSHDGLDGPNMKKRKLEDREETFQGTKVFVMPNGMLKSNQQLVDIIEKVKPEIRLLIEKCNTVKMWVQLLIPRIEDGNNFGVSIQEETVAELRTVESEAASYLDQISRYYITRAKLVSKIAKYPHVEDYRRTVTEIDEKEYISLRLIISELRNQYVTLHDMILKNIEKIKRPRSSNAETLY; this comes from the exons atggccTCGCTGCTCAAGGTGGACCCGGAGGTGAAGCTCAAG GTTGACTCCTTCAGGGAGCGGATCACGAGCGAG gcTGAAGACCTGGTGGCAAACTTTTTCCCAAAGAAGCTGTTAGAACTCGATGGGTTCCTTAAG GAGCCTATCCTGAATATTCATGATCTCACTCAGATCCATTCGGACATGAACCTCCCAGTGCCTGACCCAATTCTTCTCACGAACAGCCATGATGGACTGGACGGG CCAAATATGAAAAAGAGGAAGCTGGAAGACCGCGAAGAGACCTTTCAGG GTACCAAAGTGTTTGTGATGCCCAATGGGATGCTGAAGAGCAACCAGCAGTTGGTGGACATTATTGAGAAAGTGAAACCAGAAATCAGGCTGCTTATTGAGAAGTGTAATACG GTCAAAATGTGGGtgcagcttctcatccccaggATAGAAGATGGAAACAACTTTGGTGTTTCTATTCAG GAGGAAACAGTTGCTGAGCTTCGAACTGTGGAGAGTGAGGCAGCATCCTACCTGGACCAGATTTCTAG ATATTATATCACAAGAGCAAAGTTGGTTTCCAAAATAGCTAAGTACCCTCATGTG GAGGACTACCGCCGCACAGTGACAGAGATCGATGAGAAGGAGTACATTAGTCTGCGCCTGATCATTTCAGAGCTGAGGAATCAATAT GTCACTTTGCATGACATGATCCTTAAAAACATTGAGAAGATAAAGAGGCCTCGGAGCAGCAATGCTGAGACCCTCTATTAA